A single region of the Drosophila ananassae strain 14024-0371.13 chromosome 4 unlocalized genomic scaffold, ASM1763931v2 tig00000073, whole genome shotgun sequence genome encodes:
- the LOC123257869 gene encoding probable cytosol aminopeptidase — MYMKNILLMFLLCFMYSLQLFATEIPAMKITISKISPDFKTIVMGLFEDNETVNDDGVLQGKQVIDNIKQFSDFNGSFGEFFSTALPEEKNVIVVGLGKKDEWNENKELNIGGKIYCELSRLKIKKAAVLIEGSAANVAYGAFLRSFKFDKYKTKKDEKITEVEEITVLVKDEQLSNAERSFEHLRQEGESIFLARSFITEPPNILYPESYADHIKKELTKLGLEIEVLDKKQMEEKKMGALLGVAQGSSKEPKLVVIKWNGASKEQKPIAFVGKGITFDTGGVSLKPSRGMESMKYDMAGSATVVGVMHALAGRKAKVNAIGVVALAENAVGGNAQRPSDVVTSMSGQTIEVLNTDAEGRLILADALWYTQDRFSPKFMIDLATLTGAIVVALGNNEYAGLFSNNDELANRLIDAGNEVNEKLWRFPMNETYDKIIDSPIADVQNIAPAGSGGDSIMAAQFLQRFVNETCWAHLDIAGTAWHEKGTDICPRGAVGFGVRLLNKLVEKYYEAND; from the coding sequence ATGTATATGAAAAATATCTTACTGATGTTTTTGCTATGTTTTATGTACAGTTTACAATTATTTGCAACGGAGATACCAGCAATGAAAATAACAATTTCTAAAATTTCGCCCGATTTTAAAACAATAGTAATGGGTTTATTTGAAGACAACGAAACCGTAAATGATGACGGAGTTTTGCAAGGAAAACAGGTCATAGATAATATAAAGCAATTTAGCGATTTCAATGGAAGTTTTGGTGAATTTTTCTCTACTGCTTTGccagaagaaaaaaatgttatagtTGTTGGACTGGGTAAGAAGGATGAATggaatgaaaataaagaattaaATATTGGTGGTAAAATATATTGTGAGCTAAGcagattaaaaattaaaaaagcagCGGTTTTAATCGAAGGTAGTGCAGCAAATGTTGCATATGGTGCGTTTCTGCGTAGTTTTAAGTTTGATAAgtataaaactaaaaaggaTGAGAAAATTACAGAGGTAGAGGAGATTACCGTATTAGTAAAAGATGAACAATTAAGTAATGCTGAAAGATCATTTGAGCACTTAAGGCAAGAAGGTGAGAGTATATTCCTTGCGCGCTCTTTTATAACAGAGCCTCCTAACATTCTATATCCAGAATCCTATGCTgatcatataaaaaaagaacTTACTAAGCTTGGCCTTGAAATCGAGGTGCTTGATAAAAAGCAGATggaagagaaaaaaatgggAGCCTTGCTTGGAGTTGCACAAGGAAGTAGTAAAGAACCAAAATTAGTAGTGATAAAATGGAATGGGGCTTCTAAAGAACAAAAGCCTATAGCTTTTGTTGGTAAAGGTATAACGTTTGACACTGGTGGAGTATCACTCAAACCTTCACGTGGTATGGAGTCGATGAAATATGATATGGCAGGCTCTGCTACTGTGGTTGGGGTGATGCATGCTTTAGCAGGACGAAAAGCAAAAGTAAATGCAATTGGCGTGGTCGCACTTGCAGAAAATGCAGTGGGTGGTAATGCTCAAAGACCAAGTGATGTAGTAACTTCAATGTCTGGACAAACAATAGAAGTGTTGAACACCGATGCAGAAGGAAGGCTCATACTTGCAGATGCTTTATGGTATACGCAAGATAGATTCTCACCAAAATTTATGATTGATCTTGCAACTTTAACTGGTGCTATAGTGGTTGCACTTGGAAATAACGAATATGCTGGTCTTTTTTCAAATAATGATGAATTAGCAAACCGTCTGATTGATGCAGGAAATGAAGTAAATGAGAAGTTATGGCGTTTTCCTATGAATGAAACTTATGACAAAATTATTGATTCACCGATTGCTGATGTTCAAAACATCGCTCCTGCAGGCTCTGGTGGAGATAGCATAATGGCTGCACAGTTTTTACAGCGTTTTGTGAATGAAACTTGCTGGGCACATTTAGATATCGCAGGCACTGCTTGGCACGAGAAAGGTACTGACATTTGTCCAAGAGGAGCAGTAGGTTTTGGTGTAAGGTTACTTAATAAGTTGGTTGAGAAGTAC